The following coding sequences lie in one Notolabrus celidotus isolate fNotCel1 chromosome 20, fNotCel1.pri, whole genome shotgun sequence genomic window:
- the p3h4 gene encoding endoplasmic reticulum protein SC65, with the protein MVLLRSLVVACLIPFLVEAQYEKYSFKSFPQKEIMPLDSAYNYALDQYAAQNWEESIKYMELSLRLHRLLRDSEAFCSRNCSSVSRDNDSLSADSTLRVVRHILLRAACLKKCKADFPVFQLTYPRRDLLENFEKRTPYRYIQYAHYQLNNLEKAVAAAHTFLKKNPTDPQLTKNMNYYKTMFDVDEYLIDHEEQPYESVFLKSVTLYNSGDFSSSARNMEQAITQYFEIYTMCLAACETSYEILEFKDFYPTLADLYTDVLKCKVNCEQNLTPSVGGFFVEKFAATMYHYLQFSYYKLNDVKNAAPCAASYMLFDSKDQVMQQNVVYYRFYREQWGLEDNDFEPRPEALKYFNETTKQKEMLEFALNYLQTDDEDLVSPEEMATSHQHPDTEFEGMGDYEESFLAEWWQEPKTKWDTGEVSD; encoded by the exons ATGGTGCTCCTGAGAAGCTTGGTTGTGGCCTGTCTGATCCCTTTCCTGGTGGAGGCTCAGTATGAGAAGTACAGCTTCAAAAGTTTCCCTCAGAAGGAGATCATGCCTCTGGACTCTGCGTACAACTACGCGCTGGATCAGTACGCGGCGCAGAACTGGGAGGAGAGCATCAAGTACATGGAGCTCAGCCTGAGGCTCCACCGGCTGCTCCGGGACAGCGAGGCTTTCTGTAGCCGCAACTGCAGCTCGGTGAGCCGGGACAACGATAGTCTGTCTGCGGACAGCACCCTACGCGTCGTGCGCCACATCCTGCTGAGGGCTGCATGCCTTAAAAAGTGTAAGGCAGATTTTCCAGTGTTTCAGCTCACATATCCACGCAGGGATTTACTGGAAAACTTCGAGAAAAGGACGCCGTATCGGTATATACAGTATGCGCACTACCAG CTCAACAACCTCGAGAAGGCCGTCGCAGCAGCCCACACCTTCCTGAAGAAGAACCCCACAGACCCCCAATTAACAAAGAACATGAACTACTACAAGACAATGTTCGATGTGGACGAATATCTCATCGACCACGAGGAGCAGCCGTATGAA AGTGTTTTCCTTAAGAGTGTGACGCTTTACAACAGCGGGGACTTCAGCAGCAGCGCCCGAAACATGGAGCAAGCCATCACGCAGTACTTTGAAATCTACACTATGTGCTTGGCGGCCTGCGAGACTTCGTATGAGATCTTAGAGTTCAAAGACTTCTATCCCACGCTGGCAG atCTCTACACTGATGTGCTCAAATGTAAAGTCAACTGTGAACAGAACCTGACACCCAGCGTTGGAGGCTTCTTTGTGGAGAAGTTTGCAGCCACCATGTATCACTACCTGCAGTTTTCTTATTATAAAT TGAACGATGTGAAGAACGCTGCTCCGTGTGCAGCCAGTTACATGCTCTTTGACAGTAAAGACCAGGTGATGCAGCAGAATGTAGTATACTATCGCTTCTACAGGGAGCAGTGGGGACTGGAGGACAACGACTTCGAGCCTCGGCCC gaggcGCTGAAGTATTTTAATGAGACGACCAAACAGAAGGAGATGCTGGAGTTTGCACTTAACTACCTTCAAACAGACGATGAG GACTTGGTGAGCCCAGAAGAAATGGCCACCTCTCATCAGCATCCCGACACAGAGTTTGAGGGAATGGGAGACTACGAGGAGTCCTTCCTGGCTGAGTGGTGGCAAGAACCCAAAACTAAGTGGGACACTGGAGAAGTGTCAGACTGA